Sequence from the Nocardiopsis sp. YSL2 genome:
CACGGGCGCCTGCCCCGGACCCTGCACGCGGAGGAACCCACCGGCCGGGTCGACTGGGACGGCAGCGGGGTACGCGTGCTCTCCGACGCCGAGCCATGGCCGGACACGGGGCGCCCCCGCCGGGCCGCGGTGTCCTCCTTCGGAATCAGCGGGACCAACGCCCACGTGGTGTTGGAGGGCGTGGCCGACGAGGGCGCGCCCGTCACCGTGCCCGAGGACCCCTTCCGGCGCGAACGCCACTGGGTCACGCCGCCCGCCGCGGTCGCGGCCGTCCAGGCACCGCCGGCGGAACCGCTGATCGACGACGGGCTCGCCCTGGCCGACGGGCGCACGGTCTTCACCGGGCGCGTGGACCTGGACGGCCAGGCCTGGGCGCGCGACCACGGTGTGCTGGGCCGTGTCGTCGCCCCGGGCACCGCACTGGTGGACCTGGCCGCGCACGCGGGCGCGCGCGTGGGCGCGCCCACCGTCGCCGACCTGGTCCTGGAGGCGCCCCTGGTCCTGTCCCGCGGCCCGGGCCTCAGGCTCCAGGTCACCGTGGACGCCGCGGACGAGCGGGGCCGACGCGCACTGGCCGTGCACGCCCGTCCCGTGGACGCGGCTCCGGACACGCCGTGGACCCGCCACGCGTCAGGGGCGGTGGCCGCGGCCGACGCCCCCGCGTCCGACACCGCGGGCGACCCCGCGCCTGCCTCCCCCTGGCCGCCGACGGCGGCCGAGTCGCTGGCCGTGTGGCCCGACTACGACCGCCTGGTCCGGCGCGGCTACTCCTACGGACCGCTCTTCCGGGGCCTGCGCGGCGTGTGGCGGCACGAGAACGAGCTGCTGGCCGAGGTCGAACCACCCGTGGTGTCCGCCGCCGGCGGCCCCTTCCACGGGCCGCACCCCGCCGTGGTCGACGCCGCGCTGCACGTGCTCCTCCTGCACGGCGGCGACGAGCGCTCCCTGCTGGTGCCGTTCGCCTGGTCGGGCGTGCGCGTGCGGCCCGCCGCCGAGGCCGCCGCGTCCCGTCGCCTGCGGGTGCGCGCGACCGAACTCGGGCCCGACCGGTACCGCCTCGCCCTCACCGACGAGTCCGGGGCCGAGGTCGTCTCCGTCGACGAGCTCGTCCTGCGCCCGCTCGACGAGGACGTCCTTCCGCCGCGCGATCCCGCCGAACTGCCGGGCCTGTACGAACTGGTCTGGGAGAAGGTCGACGCGCCCCCGCCATCGTCGGCCATCCCCACCGGTCTGCCCGACCTCGAGGGGCTGGACCGGGACGGCACGGTGCCGCCGGTGGTCTACACCGAACTGCCCGCCGCGGCCGTCTACTCCGACGAGACGCACGTCCCCGACGCCGTCCGCCAGGGCCTCGACTCGGCCCTGTCGACCATCCGCGCCTGGCTGACCGACCCCCGCACCGAGCACGCCCGCCTGGTGGTGGTGACCTGGCGGGCCGTGGCCACCGACCCCGCCACCCGGCTCACCGGACTCGCCGCCGCCCCCGTGTGGGGCCTGCTGCGGGCGGCCCAGCGCGAGTACCCCGACCGGCTCGTTCTGGTGGACTCCGACGGGTCCGAGGACTCGCACCGGGTGGTCGCGGGTGCGGTCGGACTGGGCGAACCCCAGCTCGCGCTGCGCTCCGGCACGGTCCTGGTGCCCCGCCTGGTCAGGGCCGACTCCGACGACCGGCTGACACCGCCGGGCGCGCTGTGGCGGCTGGACACCCGCCGCCCCGGCTCCCTGAAGGACCTGGACCTGCTGCCCGCGCTGGAGGCCGGCGGTCCGCTCGGCCCGCAGGAGGTGCGTCTCGCCGTCCGTGCCGCCGGGGTGAACTTCCGCGACGTCGTGGTGGCGCTGGGCCTGGTCGAGAACGAGACGGGCATGGGCATCGAGGGCGCCGGCATCGTCCTGGACACCGGCGCGGACGTGGTCGGCCTGAGCCCGGGCGACCGCGTCACCGGAATGTTCGACGGCGCGTTCGGCCCGGTCGCGGTCGCCGACGCCCGCAGGCTCGCCGCCATTCCGCGGGGCTGGTCGTTCGAACAGGCGGCGGCGGTACCGGTGGCCTTCCTGAGCGCCTACCACGGCTTGGTGGACCTGGCCGCGGTGCGTCCCGGGGACAGCGTCCTCGTGCACGCCGCCGCCGGCGGTGTCGGTACGGCCGCCGTGCAGTTGGCCCAGCACATGGGCGCGTCCGTGTTCGGCACGGCCAGCCCGCACAAGTGGGCCGGGCTCGCCGCCTACGGACTCGCCGAGGAGCGCCTGGCCTCCTCCCGCGACCTGGAGTTCGAGGAGCGGCTGCGCGAGGCCAACGGCGGGCGCGGCATGGACGTCGTCCTCAACTCGCTCAGCGGTGAGTTCGTGGACGCCTCCCTGCGGTTGCTGCGGTCCCCGGGCGACGGCGACGGCCCCGGCGGCCGGTTCGTGGAGATGGGCAAGACCGACATCCGTACCTCAGAAGACGTCGCCGGCGCCTACCCGGGCCGCGGATACCAGGCGTTCAACCTGCCCGACGTCGCCCCGGAACGCATCGGGCAGATGCTCACGCGCGTCATGGAACTGCTCGAGAGCGGAGTGCTCTCGCCGCCGCCGACCGTCGTCCACCCCCTGCGGTGCGCCCAGGACGCCCTGCGCTCGCTCCAGCGCGGCGAGAACGTCGGCAAGCTGGTGCTCACGGTGCCCGCCCCCTACCCGCAGGAGCGCACGACACTGATCACCGGCGGCACCGGAACCCTGGGCCACCGGGTGGCCCGCCACCTGGTCACCGGCTACGGCGTACGGCACCTGCTCCTGATCAGCCGCAGCGGACCGGAGGCCGAGGGACAGGCCGCCCGCACCGCCGAACTCGAGGCGCTCGGCGCCCGGGTGGAGGTCGTGGCGTGCGACGCCGCGGACCGCCCCGCCCTGCGCGCGCTGCTCGCGCAACTCCCCGAGGACCGGCCGCTGGGGGCCGTGGTGCACACCGCCGGCGTGCTCGACGACGCCACCATCACCTCCCTCACCCCCGAGGGCATCGACCGGGTCCTGCGCCCCAAGGTCGACGCCGCGTGGAATCTGCACGAGCTCACCGCCGACGCCGACCTGGGATCCTTCGTCCTGTACTCGTCGGCGGCGGGCGTGCTGGGCAACCCGGGGCAGGCCAACTACGCGGCGGCCAACGTCTTCTGCGACGCCCTCGCCCACCACCGGCGCGAGCGCGGACTCCCCGCCACCTCTCTGGCCTGGGGCCTGTGGGCGGGCGGGAGCGGGATGACCGCGCACCTGGACGACACCGACCTCGGCGTCCTCAGCAGGGGAGGGCTCGCACCGATGCCGCCCGAGGACGCGCTGGCCCAGTTCGACACGGCCCTGCTGTGGGGACTGGCGAACGGCGTCCCCGCGCTGCTGGAGCCCGTCGGTGCCGCCGACATCCCGGTCCTGCGCGGCCTGTTCGCGCCGGCGGGCACGGACGCGCCCGCTGGCGCGGGAACCAGTGCGGACGCCGGGTCCGGCGCCGCGCCCGCCGACCGGTTCGCCGGGCTGTCCGAGGCCGACCGCGAACGCGCCCTGCTCGCCGAGGTGCGCGCCCACACCGCCGTCGTGCTCGGCCACGCACCGGAGGACGGGCCCGCGCGGATCGCACCGGACCGGCCCTTCACCGAGCTCGGTCTGGACTCGCTCACCGGTGTGGAGCTGCGCAACCGGCTGAGCGCCGCGACGGGCGTGCGGGTCCCGGCCACCGCTGTCTTCGACCACCCGACCCCGCGCGCCCTGGCGCGCTTCCTGACCGGGCTGCCGTCCCCCGACGAGAAGGAGATCCTCTGGCAGGGGCAAGCCGGTCCCCGCTCTTCCGCATCCCCGGCGGACGCCGGTGAGCGGGAGCGGAACATCGACTCCATGGGGGTGGACGCTCTCGTGGACCTGGCCCTCCAGAGCGAGTCCCCAGCCGAACGTGGACAGGAGACAGCACATGACTTCCGATGACCACCGTCTGGTCGCGGCGCTCAGGTCCGCTCTGAAGGAGAACGCGCGACTGCGAGAGGAACTCGACCATGTCGCGCGGCCCGAGCCGATCGCCATCGTGGGGATGGGGTGCCGTCTGCCGGGAGGCGTCGGCTCTCCCGAGGCACTGTGGGATCTGGTCGTCCACGGGCGGGAGACCGTGGGACCGCTGCCCGACGACCGCGGGTGGGACCTGGCGGCACTGCGAGGCGAGGGCGGCCACGCGCCGAGGTCGTCGATGGCCCAGGGGTCCTTCCTCGACGCGGCGGCCGACTTCGACCCGGGGCTCTTCAGCATCTCCCCCCGCGAGGCCGAAGCCATGGACCCCCAGCAGCGCCTGCTCCTGGAAGTGGCGTGGGAGAGCCTGGAGCGTGCCGGGATCAGCCCGTCCTCGCTCAGGGGGACCGACACGGGGGTGTACGTCGGCACGACCAGTCCGGAGTACGGGCCCCGGCTGTCCCAGGCGCCGGAGGACGGTCTGGCGATGACCGGTACCGCCCTCAGCGTCGCCTCCGGCCGCATCTCCTACGCACTGGGCCTCACCGGACCGGCGATCAGCACGGACACGGCCTGCTCGTCCTCGCTGGTGGCCGTGCAACTGGCGGTGCGCGCACTGCAGGCGGGGGAGTGCACCCTGGCCCTGGCCGGCGGGGCGACGGTGATGTCCTCTCCCGGGCCGCTCACGGAGTTCACCCATCTGGGCGGGCTGGCGGCGGACGGCCGCTGCAAGGCCTTCGGCGCGACCGCCGACGGCGCGGGCTTCTCCGAAGGCGTCGGCCTGGTGACCCTGGAGCGGCTGTCCGACGCACGCCGCAACGGACACCGGGTCCTGGCGGTCATCCGGGGAGGGGCGATCAATCAGGACGGCGCCTCGAACGGTCTCACCGCGCCCAACGGGCCCTCTCAGGTCCGGGTGATCCGCAAGGCCCTGGCCGACGCCGGGCTGAGGCCGGAGGACGTCGATCTGGTGGAGGCGCACGGTACGGGAACCACGCTCGGAGACCCCATCGAGGCGCAGGCGCTGCTGACCGCCTACGGGCAGGAGAGGCCGGCCGACCGCCCCCTCTGGCTGGGATCGCTCAAGTCCAACGTCGGCCACGCCCAGGCCGCGGCGGGTGTGGCGGGGCTCATCAAGGTGGTGGAGTCCCTGCGCCACGGGGTGCTCCCCAGGACGCTGCACGCCGACGAGCCCACACCGCACGTGGACTGGGAGTCGGGAGCGGTCCGACTGCTGACACGGGAGCGGACCTGGCCGCGGACGGACCGCCCCAGACGGGCCGGCATCTCGTCGTTCGGGATGAGCGGCACCAACGCCCACGTCATCGTCGAACAGGCCCCGGAGGTGACGGAGGAGCCGCGTCCGGTGCGTGCCGCCGCTCCTCGGCGGAGCCTGCCGTGGATCCTGTCGGCACGGGACGACGAGACGCTGCGCGCGCAGGCGGCCCGCCTGCGGGACCACGTCCTCGACCACCCGGAGACGGATCCGGCCGACACAGGATGGTCGCTCGCCGCAACCCGGGCCCCACTCGAACACCGTGCCGTCATCGTCGCCGAGGACCGTGCGGCCTTCGCCGCGTCACTGCGGGCCTTGGCGGAGGGGCGCCCGGACTCCAGTACGCTGCTCGGCCGGGCCGGCAGTGATCGTCGGCCCGTCTTCGTCTTCCCCGGCCAGGGCGGCCAGTGGGCCGGCATGGCGGTCGAACTCATGGACACCTCCCCGGGGTTCGCGCAGCGGCTGGCCGAGTGCGAGGAGGCGCTGGCGCCCTTCGTCGACTGGTCCCTCACGGATGTGCTGCGCCAACGGGCGGGCACCGCCGCGACGGAACGCGTGGACGTCGTTCAGCCGGTGCTGTGGGCCGTCATGGTCTCGCTCGCCGAACTGTGGAGTGGCCACGGAGTGCGGCCGACGGCCGTGGTCGGGCATTCCCAAGGAGAGATCGCTGCGGCCTGCGTGGCCGGCGCACTCTCGTTGGAGGACGCCGCGAAGGTCGTGGCGCTGCGCAGCAGGGCACTGCTGGAGTTGTCGGGCACCGGGGCGATGGCTGCGGTCGCCCAGGGGCCGGACGATGTCGCCGAGCGCATCGCCGGCCTCGGCGCGAGCGTTCATCTGGCGGCGGTCAACAGCCCGGCGTCGACGGTGATCGCCGGGGAACCGGAGGCTGTGCGCTCACTGGTCGAGGAGTACGAGGCCACGGGGGTGAGGGCACGGGCGATCGCGGTCGACTACGCGTCGCACACCCCGCACGTCGCCCGGATCCGCGAACGGTTGGGCAGGGAACTCGCGGGGATCAGCCCGCGTCGGCCGGACATCCCGATGTACTCGACCCTCACCGGAGAGCGGCTGGACGAGACCGCGCTGGATGCCGACTACTGGTACCGGAACCTGTCGAACCCGGTCGAGTTCGCCGAGGTGACCCGCGTTCTGCTGCGGGACGGGCACGACGTGTTCGTGGAGGTGGGCCCGCACCCCGTGCTGGCCGCGCACGTCCAGGAGACCGCGGAGTCGCACGGTGCTCCGGACACGGTCGTCCTGGGCACGCTCCGCCGTGACGACGGGGGCTCCCGGCGCTTCACGGCCTCGCTCGCGGAGGCGCACTGCCACGGTGTCGACGTCGACTGGACCGGGGCGTTCGGTGAGGCCCCCCGTGTCGTGGACCTGCCCACCTACGCCTTCCGGCGTCGGCGCTTCTGGAGGGCGGGAGGCGGAGACGGCTCCGCGACCGGTGCCGGGGCCCTTCCGGCCGCCACCGACGGCGGAGCGGGTTCCGACCCCGCCTCGGACTGGGTCTACCGGGAGGACTGGGTACCGGTCGACGCGGTCGACGGACCGGTCGCGCCCTCCGGGACCTGGCTGCTGTTCGGCGCGGAGCCGTCGGACCCGGTCGTCACCGACATGGTCGCGGCGTTCGAGCGCGAGGGGTGCCGGGCCCGGGTCGT
This genomic interval carries:
- a CDS encoding type I polyketide synthase, with the protein product MTSDDHRLVAALRSALKENARLREELDHVARPEPIAIVGMGCRLPGGVGSPEALWDLVVHGRETVGPLPDDRGWDLAALRGEGGHAPRSSMAQGSFLDAAADFDPGLFSISPREAEAMDPQQRLLLEVAWESLERAGISPSSLRGTDTGVYVGTTSPEYGPRLSQAPEDGLAMTGTALSVASGRISYALGLTGPAISTDTACSSSLVAVQLAVRALQAGECTLALAGGATVMSSPGPLTEFTHLGGLAADGRCKAFGATADGAGFSEGVGLVTLERLSDARRNGHRVLAVIRGGAINQDGASNGLTAPNGPSQVRVIRKALADAGLRPEDVDLVEAHGTGTTLGDPIEAQALLTAYGQERPADRPLWLGSLKSNVGHAQAAAGVAGLIKVVESLRHGVLPRTLHADEPTPHVDWESGAVRLLTRERTWPRTDRPRRAGISSFGMSGTNAHVIVEQAPEVTEEPRPVRAAAPRRSLPWILSARDDETLRAQAARLRDHVLDHPETDPADTGWSLAATRAPLEHRAVIVAEDRAAFAASLRALAEGRPDSSTLLGRAGSDRRPVFVFPGQGGQWAGMAVELMDTSPGFAQRLAECEEALAPFVDWSLTDVLRQRAGTAATERVDVVQPVLWAVMVSLAELWSGHGVRPTAVVGHSQGEIAAACVAGALSLEDAAKVVALRSRALLELSGTGAMAAVAQGPDDVAERIAGLGASVHLAAVNSPASTVIAGEPEAVRSLVEEYEATGVRARAIAVDYASHTPHVARIRERLGRELAGISPRRPDIPMYSTLTGERLDETALDADYWYRNLSNPVEFAEVTRVLLRDGHDVFVEVGPHPVLAAHVQETAESHGAPDTVVLGTLRRDDGGSRRFTASLAEAHCHGVDVDWTGAFGEAPRVVDLPTYAFRRRRFWRAGGGDGSATGAGALPAATDGGAGSDPASDWVYREDWVPVDAVDGPVAPSGTWLLFGAEPSDPVVTDMVAAFEREGCRARVVDAPASVDREGLADLLVDARRSTDTIAGVVALHCLNAADRGDGVTRPTASTAHQSTVLLLQALGDAALTAPLWCVTRGAVPAGGAVNDPSSALVWGLGRVAAQEHGDRWGGMVDLPSADAPDAGETLVSVLTGHRGDAEDQLAIRDGAILARRLVRAPIGRTRAVRRWEPSGTVLVTGGTGALGAHTARWLARRGAEHLLLLSRRGTEAPGARALEAELRSTGAEVTIAPCDVADRAALAAVLDRVPEKYPLRAVVHTAASLDDGAIDDLTPDQVACALRAKGDAAVHLHELTQGMDLSAFVVYSSVSAVFGVTGQGNYAPGNAFCEALVHHRRSLGLPATSISWGAWAGGGMAEDTAVAELLQRHGLPTMDPDTAITMLERALDRDLPALAVADVDWPRFRAAFTVNRPSPLLRDLGPFSAEHGTPDRAVTGGLEQQLSGLGRAGRRRVLTEHVRREVAAILGYASGDVLDDDRGYKELGMDSVTAIELRNRMSALTGLSLPAGLAYSHPTCAALGRHLEERLFGDTQHIVMTRIDSIEEALTEDEDSAMDRGAVARRLQDLLERLTPRQERVDAVDKDLESASREELFAFIDDALRD